The following is a genomic window from Candidatus Bathyarchaeia archaeon.
AAATGCCCGCGGTGCGGGAGCCACAACCCCGAGACCCACAGGTTCTGCAGCCAATGCGGCCTGCCGCTGAGCATGGCAGCCTCGTACGAGGCCGAGGAGTCCGCTAGGGAGGTCGTTGAGAAGGCTAAGAAGATGAGGGAGCTTGAGGAGAAGCTCGAGAAGGTAGAGGCCCTCCTGGCGCGGCTCATGGGGGAGAAAAAGGGAGGCGATTGAGGAGATGAGGGCTTCACTTGGACTTGCCGGCGCCCTCATCCCTGATCTCCTTGATTATCGCCCGGATCTCCTCAACTGTGCGGATGATCTCCTCAAGGACGCTCTTCTTGACGAGGACATACTCCTCCTCATGCTCAGGCTTCGCCGACATATAATACACCAAAGAACAGGCGCGCCCAGCTCTTTTAAGGGCTGGGCCCCCCACCCACCCCCCGTATCCAAATCCTCCGCAACCATTTTAAACCTTGGGGCAAAAACGCTTCTTCAGGGGGCATATATGAGCCACCTATCCGCCCCAGACCTCGCGCGCGCAGCATCCTGCCTGAAGTCCAGGGTTGCGCGGAGGATCCTCATCGCCCTCAGCTCCGCGAGGGGACCGATCGGGATAACGGCGCTCTGCAGGAAGGTCGGGTGCTCAAGGAGGGACGCCATACGCTACCTAGCGCTCCTAAGGGATCTCGGCGTTGCGCGCGAGGAGAGGGCCGCGCGCCTCAGGCTGATAAGCCTCAGGGACACCCCCATCTCAAACCTGGTTGTCGAGGCAGCTAGGCTTATGGAGGTGGAGGGGGATGAGTGCTGAGAGGTGCCCTGAGTGCGGCGGCACCTTAATCAGAGATGGGGCGACCGGCGAGGTTGCATGCGGCAGCTGCGGCACAGTCTTTGGGGAAAGCGAGATGGTTCACAGCTTCGCGCCAAAGACCTTAAACCGCGGGAGCTTCGCCTTTGCAGGCCTATCCGAGACTGGAAAGATTACATATTCGGAGGCTGTGAAGTACAGCGGCCAAGGCCGCTATGTGCATATGCTTAGAAGGAGCGATGGAAGCGAAAGAGTCGTCGTGAAAGTCGCCGTTTTCATCTCAAACCTAGCAAGCAGGATCGGCGCTCCCACATCCGTTGAGGAGGAGGCCATGGTGATCGCCAGGCGGCTGCTGAAGGCCGCCAAGGCTAAGGGCAGGAGGTTGACGGCCGATGAGGCGGCAGCCGTCTCCCTCTGGCAGGCCTGCAAAAAACAGGGATTCCCCATAGCAATAGACGATTATGAGGGGGCCTGCGCTGCCATGCTTCCCACCTGGAGGGGTAGTCTCCTAAGGCTTATGAGCAGGGTATGCGATATCGAGCGGCTCCCCTTCAGCAAATTCTCCCTCAAGGATTATGTGAAGATGTTTACGAGGAAACTGCGCAAAAACTACACAGACGTGGGTAGGGGGCGGGCTTGAGAGCGTTGTTGGGGGTGGCGTAGGCTTCGGGGCGATATTAGGGCTGAGCATAATGGGTGAAGGCTGCCTTAATAAGATTGTTTCCCCTTAGACTGTAAACGTGTAGAAGTATGCTGTCTCGGTCATGGGTTCGCTTATGGTTATCGCCGCGGAGCTTGAGGTTCCCTGTACGAGACGCTTCCAGAGCCAACCCGCCGCTCGGGAGCGTAGTGATGGGGGCGGGTGGATGGGGGTTCCTAATGGCTTGGCTCCCTAAACCAAAGGTTTATAATGCTGGGGGTGCAAGCTGTTGTTGGGCGGCTCGCCCGTGATGGGGTTCTGGTGGCTCGCCAGGGCCCCATTCCCCTCACAGTTCAGGGGAAACGCCGCCTTATCGTTCAGACACCCATAACGCATCATATTTTGGCGCGCCTTAACCTAGACGTCAACCCTATTTTCCCTCCTCT
Proteins encoded in this region:
- a CDS encoding HTH domain-containing protein yields the protein MSHLSAPDLARAASCLKSRVARRILIALSSARGPIGITALCRKVGCSRRDAIRYLALLRDLGVAREERAARLRLISLRDTPISNLVVEAARLMEVEGDEC
- a CDS encoding TFIIB-type zinc ribbon-containing protein, encoding MSAERCPECGGTLIRDGATGEVACGSCGTVFGESEMVHSFAPKTLNRGSFAFAGLSETGKITYSEAVKYSGQGRYVHMLRRSDGSERVVVKVAVFISNLASRIGAPTSVEEEAMVIARRLLKAAKAKGRRLTADEAAAVSLWQACKKQGFPIAIDDYEGACAAMLPTWRGSLLRLMSRVCDIERLPFSKFSLKDYVKMFTRKLRKNYTDVGRGRA